In a single window of the Pseudomonadota bacterium genome:
- a CDS encoding histidine phosphatase family protein, with protein MSDRLLIMRHATADEVAPGGDDAERALVGRGLSQCSAVGAWLRRRRMIPAVIVHSPYRRARETALGVAEQCGAASRLRSDARLVPGGPLSAALALVAETPGPLALVIGHEPQLSALVARLIGDGVALIGMRKAALAELQWLERHPPRAELLGLLRPGHLD; from the coding sequence ATGAGTGATCGCTTGCTGATCATGCGCCACGCGACCGCCGATGAGGTGGCGCCGGGTGGCGACGATGCCGAGCGGGCCCTCGTCGGGCGCGGCCTGTCGCAGTGCAGTGCGGTGGGGGCGTGGTTGCGGCGGCGACGAATGATACCGGCCGTGATCGTCCACAGCCCTTATCGCAGGGCGCGCGAAACTGCCCTCGGCGTCGCGGAGCAGTGCGGCGCAGCGAGTCGCTTGCGCTCCGATGCTCGCCTGGTCCCCGGTGGGCCACTCTCAGCAGCCCTGGCGTTGGTTGCCGAGACGCCAGGCCCGCTGGCCCTCGTCATCGGTCACGAGCCGCAGCTCTCGGCGCTCGTCGCACGCTTAATCGGCGATGGCGTGGCCTTGATTGGCATGCGTAAGGCCGCGTTGGCCGAGCTGCAGTGGCTGGAGCGTCATCCT